One genomic segment of Rivularia sp. PCC 7116 includes these proteins:
- a CDS encoding DUF3119 family protein, with translation MTSSLASKSTSTVELKPSYNIPVVLIVGSIICLTIGQPVAGAIVGLFGLFLMYQAVTLRLQFTATDLDLVRGEDLLRRFPYSEWQNWRIFWNVIPILFYFKEIKSIHFLPILFDPKTLKACLEERCPRVDSD, from the coding sequence GTGACTAGCTCATTAGCTTCCAAATCAACATCTACTGTAGAACTCAAACCTAGCTACAACATACCTGTAGTATTGATAGTTGGGTCGATTATATGTTTGACCATCGGACAACCAGTAGCTGGAGCAATTGTTGGATTGTTTGGCTTATTTCTTATGTACCAAGCAGTAACATTGCGTTTGCAGTTTACCGCCACCGATTTAGACCTTGTTAGAGGCGAGGATTTGCTGCGTCGTTTTCCTTACAGTGAGTGGCAAAATTGGCGTATCTTTTGGAATGTAATTCCTATTTTGTTTTACTTTAAAGAAATCAAAAGTATTCATTTTCTACCAATTTTGTTTGACCCTAAAACCCTCAAAGCTTGTTTGGAAGAACGCTGTCCAAGAGTTGATTCAGATTAG